One Helianthus annuus cultivar XRQ/B chromosome 7, HanXRQr2.0-SUNRISE, whole genome shotgun sequence genomic region harbors:
- the LOC110866824 gene encoding uncharacterized protein LOC110866824: MSHIRKGSSASSPDLRNINVNSGNPLSDISNVDICSNTDKAEAVQRTKARRIYSNSKRFNTTSSQSQSTLNYSTQNNKENLSSSTSPMYNRSFYSRGININFSCGLSSSEIHNTNLPFSTYPSHDISNVSIRNVDKDEAAKKRKARRIYLNSKRLNKNSTQTQSTLTSYTKNKENISPNTTFTLNRSSFSVLSSINVSSGSSKFNSGNIASSSGIPRNITSNSASDMIPSSSSRIPPNTVLASDEPSPLIRMSSGKRKLVRKRRNLTPIPIIDLTTDNDNEVAVIIDQHLKGVSKDYLDHGDQIIVCRTCNAKLWKAEADRGEHKRNKLNYFLCCSYGKVLLPDFKQPPEILKDLYVGVSAKSKFFLKNIRRYNSMFSFTSMGGRIDKTINRGNAPYVFRLSGQNYHTIGSLLPDDGNEPKFNQLYIYDTDNEIFNRQNAVGGSNTSFTITESAFDVQIIEELTLMLDTNNALVKIYRQARNCLNENPYIDLKLCLIGKRSKDGRTYNLPEASEVAALVIGDLTQAVENRDIVVKRRSGRIERISELHPSYLSLQHPLLSPYGEDMYRVDILHRGLNPDTNSKRPMCTMREFFAYRLQDRVDKFYVIHNAKRLFQQFVVDAYTMIESERLFYIRRQQTHLRSETVQNIQNANNAGKKDMSKIGTRIFIPSSFTGGSRYMMQNYLDAMSLCKWFGYPDFFITITCNPKWPEVQRFLKDTTIRPGDRPDILCRIFKIKLDSITKDLKEDKLLGRVNSVVYTVEFQKHGLPHAHICVFMHSDSKILSVDQLDPIISAEIPDIAEDPELYKLVADYMIHGPCGPLNMNCPCMIDHNRYVVPYSKVLLKRYQAHINVEWCNQVGSIKYLFKYINKGPDRTTLRVVESGNQDEQEPVVDEIEKYYDCRYISACESAWRIFSYDIHYRYPAVIRLPFHLPGQQNVVYGADDDIDEVLNKPSVASTMFLSWMKCNERLPKARNLTYVEFPSKFVRSWDIRKRHPLIGRIHSVFPSAGEAYYLRILLNKVKGPKSFEDIRTVNGTLYPTFRDACYALGLLDDDNEYIEANKEANLYGSATYLRTLFGTMLMSGSLSRPDFVWEKTWTYLSDDILYRQEKHLNVDDLNYSDEEIKNLA; encoded by the exons ATGTCTCACATTCGTAAAGGTTCATCCGCATCAAGTCCCGATTTACGTAACATAAATGTGAATTCAGGAAATCCTTTGTCTGATATATCTAATG TTGATATATGCAGCAACACTGACAAAGCTGAAGCTGTTCAAAGAACAAAAGCTAGAAGAATATATTCCAACAGTAAAAGATTCAATACAACCTCATCGCAGAGTCAATCCACACTAAATTATTCAACTCAGAATAATAAAGAAAATTTAAGTTCATCCACATCTCCCATGTATAACAGATCATTTTATAGCCGTGGTATAAACATCAATTTTTCTTGTGGTTTATCATCTTCGGAAATTCATAATACGAATCTTCCTTTTTCAACATATCCTTCACATGATATTTCcaatg TTTCTATACGTAATGTAGACAAGGATGAGGCTGCAAAAAAAAGGAAGGCTAGACGTATATATTTGAATAGCAAAAGATTGAATAAAAATTCAACACAGACTCAATCGACATTAACTTCTTATACTAAAAATAAAGAGAATATTAGTCCGAACACTACTTTTACGTTGAATAGATCATCTTTTAGCGTCCTATCAAGTATCAATGTCTCTTCCGGTTCATCTAAATTCAATTCAG GAAACATTGCATCTTCCAGTGGTATTCCAAGAAACATTACAAGCAACTCAGCATCAGACATGATACCTTCTTCATCATCTAGAATTCCACCAAATACTGTTCTAGCATCAGACGAACCTTCACCATTGATAAGAATGTCATCAGGAAAGCGTAAATTAGTAAGAAAACGACGAAACTTAACACCTATACCTATTATTGATTTGACAACAGATAATGATAACGAGGTTGCTGTTATCATTGATCAACATTTAAAAGGTGTTTCAAAAG ACTACTTGGATCATGGTGACCAGATAATCGTGTGTCGAACGTGTAACGCAAAGCTATGGAAAGCAGAGGCGGATAGGGGAGAACATAAGCGAAATAAACTTAACTATTTCCTTTGCTGTTCATACGGTAAAGTTTTGTTACCTGATTTTAAGCAGCCTCCTGAAATTTTGAAAGATCTATATGTTGGCGTCAGTGCGAAGAGCAAATTCTTTTTAAAAAACATTCGGCGTTATAATTCTATGTTCTCATTTACATCTATGGGAGGAAGGATTGACAAAACTATCAACCGTGGAAATGCACCTTATGTCTTTCGATTAAGTGGTCAAAATTATCATACTATTGGGAGTCTATTACCTGATGATGGAAATGAGCCAAAATTCAACCAGTTGTATATATACGACACAGATAATGAAATATTTAATCGACAAAATGCTGttgg GGGCTCAAACACTTCTTTTACAATAACTGAGTCAGCTTTTGATGTTCAGATCATTGAGGAACTTACACTTATGTTAGACACTAACAACGCTTTGGTTAAAATTTATCGACAAGCTagaaactgtttaaatgaaaaccctTACATTGACTTGAAGCTTTGTCTTATTGGTAAAAGATCCAAAGATGGTAGGACATATAACCTTCCTGAAGCTTCTGAAGTTGCTGCATTAGTTATTGGAGATCTGACTCAAGCTGTTGAGAATCGTGATATAGTAGTGAAAAGAAGATCTGGTCGGATTGAGCGCATAAGTGAATTACATCCTTCTTATCTTTCTCTACAACACCCTCTTCTATCTCCATATGGAGAAGATATGTACAGGGTTGACATTCTTCATAGAGGTCTCAATCCAGACACGAACAGCAAACGTCCAATGTGTACTATGCGTGAGTTCTTTGCTTATAGATTACAAGATCGTGTCGATAAGTTTTATGTGATTCATAATGCAAAAAGACTTTTCCAACAATTTGTTGTTGATGCTTACACTATGATCGAGAGTGAAAGGTTGTTTTACATACGGCGACAACAAACTCATTTGAGGTCAGAAACTGTTCAGAATATTCAGAATGCAAATAATGCTGGAAAAAAAGATATGTCAAAAATTGGAACACGTATCTTTATTCCATCTTCCTTCACTGGCGGTTCTCGATATATGATGCAAAATTACTTAGATGCAATGTCTTTGTGCAAATGGTTTGGGTATCCAGATTTTTTCATCACTATTACATGTAATCCAAAATGGCCGGAAGTGCAAAGGTTTTTAAAAGATACGACGATAAGGCCTGGAGATAGACCGGACATTTTGTGTCGAATTTTCAAGATAAAACTAGATTCCATAACAAAAGACTTGAAAGAAGACAAGTTGCTCGGTAGAGTTAATTCTG TTGTCTATACTGTTGAGTTTCAAAAACACGGACTTCCTCATGCACACATATGTGTATTCATGCATTCTGACAGCAAGATACTATCGGTTGACCAACTAGATCCAATCATTTCTGCCGAAATTCCAGACATAGCCGAGGATCCAGAGTTATATAAACTTGTGGCAGACTACATGATTCATGGTCCGTGTGGTCCTCTCAATATGAATTGTCCTTGCATGATCGATC ACAATAGATATGTTGTTCCATATAGTAAAGTGCTGTTAAAAAGATACCAGGCGCATATTAACGTTGAATGGTGCAATCAAGTTGGTTCTATCAAATATTTGTTCAAGTACATTAACAAAGGCCCAGATAGAACTACTCTTAGAGTTGTTGAAAGTGGAAATCAGGATGAGCAGGAACCTGTAGTCGATGAGATAGAAAAGTATTACGATTGCCGGTATATTTCTGCATGCGAATCTGCTTGGAGGATCTTTTCCTATGATATTCATTATCGATATCCCGCAGTTATTCGATTGCCGTTCCATTTACCTGGTCAGCAAAACGTAGTATATGGCGCAGACGATGACATTGACGAGGTTCTTAACAAACCATCTGTTGCTTCTACTATGTTCTTATCTTGGATGAAGTGTAACGAAAGATTACCTAAGGCACGTAATCTTACTTATGTTGAGTTTCCATCAAAGTTTGTTCGCAGTTGGGATATAAGGAAACGACATCCTTTAATCGGTAGGATTCATTCGGTGTTTCCTTCAGCTGGTGAAGCATACTACCTCAGAATATTATTGAACAAAGTAAAGGGACCAAAATCTTTTGAAGATATTCGTACTGTAAATGGTACTTTGTATCCAACTTTCAGGGACGCATGCTATGCGCTAGGGCTTTTGGATGATGATAACGAGTACATTGAAGCTAACAAAGAAGCTAATTTGTATGGAAGCGCTACTTATCTACGGACGTTATTTGGAACAATGCTGATGTCTGGTAGTTTGTCTAGACCTGATTTTGTATGGGAGAAAACATGGACGTATTTATCGGATGACATTTTATATAGACAAGAAAAACATTTAAATGTTGATG attTAAATTACTCTGACGAAGAAATAAAGAATTTGGCATAA